A genomic region of Dickeya solani IPO 2222 contains the following coding sequences:
- a CDS encoding TraR/DksA family transcriptional regulator: MPDEIDRDQEFNEQRLEEMIEQNRFKPATTPSLHYCRLCGEPIPEKRRQTLAGVTTCTECQTIIERRQR, translated from the coding sequence ATGCCGGATGAGATCGATCGCGATCAGGAATTTAATGAGCAACGCCTGGAAGAGATGATTGAACAGAACCGTTTCAAGCCAGCAACTACGCCCTCATTACATTACTGTCGTTTGTGCGGTGAACCTATTCCCGAAAAACGGCGGCAAACGCTGGCGGGCGTGACAACCTGTACAGAATGCCAGACTATTATTGAACGCCGTCAACGCTGA
- a CDS encoding DUF2857 domain-containing protein, translated as MIPSLNYAVLTHALAALKDGNFHYCETLGFTFDELNALNHLSLDELFIVSRVSAQFMAVTVRHDVLQQILALSRKEALRQQQINRAIRLGGSIALLHHFFGLTSNEVCTRRRLLGVTIPYGRTPIPDEAIDAEIWRLWQKNRAENLETPDALEVMMQVTEALSSREEGPSLTVVWNRITLCEKEALNRRTSHAG; from the coding sequence ATGATCCCCTCTCTGAATTACGCGGTATTAACACACGCCCTTGCTGCGCTCAAGGACGGTAATTTTCATTATTGTGAAACGTTAGGATTCACCTTTGACGAATTAAATGCCCTCAATCATCTATCCCTCGACGAACTGTTTATTGTCAGCCGGGTATCGGCGCAATTTATGGCAGTGACTGTCCGCCATGACGTCCTACAGCAGATTCTGGCGTTATCCCGCAAGGAAGCGCTGCGCCAACAACAGATTAACCGGGCCATCAGACTGGGAGGATCCATCGCCCTGCTGCACCACTTTTTTGGCCTCACCTCAAACGAGGTCTGCACTCGCCGCCGATTATTGGGTGTCACCATCCCTTATGGCCGAACGCCCATCCCCGATGAAGCCATTGATGCCGAAATCTGGCGGTTATGGCAGAAGAATCGCGCTGAAAACCTTGAAACGCCTGACGCACTGGAAGTGATGATGCAGGTCACTGAAGCGTTATCGTCGCGGGAGGAAGGGCCTTCGCTCACCGTTGTCTGGAACCGTATCACCCTTTGCGAAAAGGAAGCACTGAACAGGAGGACATCACATGCCGGATGA
- a CDS encoding AlpA family transcriptional regulator produces MTSHQLLRLRQVEEKTGLKRSQIYLYMKDGTFPASIKIGPASVAWLESEIDEWINFKLANRLTR; encoded by the coding sequence ATGACATCGCATCAGTTATTACGTCTGAGACAAGTGGAAGAAAAAACCGGCCTGAAGCGCTCGCAAATCTATTTGTATATGAAAGACGGAACCTTTCCGGCCTCAATAAAGATTGGTCCTGCCAGCGTCGCCTGGCTCGAATCTGAAATTGACGAATGGATTAACTTCAAATTAGCTAACCGCTTAACGCGCTGA
- a CDS encoding helix-turn-helix transcriptional regulator gives MIPKRLKEARLHAKLTQEKLGVLAGLEEATAYSRLSHYENGTHKPTFELVCEFARVLDVPECYFYIVDDQFAQDVLELFRSKRSG, from the coding sequence ATGATCCCCAAAAGACTCAAAGAAGCACGCTTACACGCTAAACTCACTCAGGAAAAACTGGGTGTACTGGCCGGGCTTGAAGAAGCTACGGCTTACTCACGCTTGTCTCACTATGAAAACGGTACGCACAAGCCGACCTTCGAGCTGGTGTGCGAGTTTGCTCGCGTACTAGACGTACCGGAATGCTATTTCTATATAGTGGATGATCAGTTTGCGCAAGACGTGCTTGAGTTATTTCGCAGCAAAAGGAGTGGTTAG
- a CDS encoding helix-turn-helix domain-containing protein, whose amino-acid sequence MVPQRLRAARERAKISQEELAIAAGISEETGYSRMSHYENGRHKPKFELICTFAKILDVPEGYFYTLDDSFAEAMLKLHAGELVQWRKNKSN is encoded by the coding sequence ATGGTTCCGCAGCGTCTAAGAGCCGCAAGAGAACGTGCAAAGATTTCACAGGAAGAACTGGCGATAGCCGCCGGGATTTCTGAGGAGACGGGCTACTCAAGAATGTCACACTATGAGAATGGCAGGCACAAACCAAAATTTGAGCTGATATGCACGTTTGCCAAAATACTGGATGTACCGGAAGGATACTTCTACACGCTGGATGACAGCTTTGCTGAAGCCATGCTGAAGTTGCATGCTGGCGAGTTGGTTCAGTGGAGAAAAAACAAATCTAATTAA
- a CDS encoding helix-turn-helix domain-containing protein — translation MVKIDWHSADIIARLHKRGTTMAAVSRAAGLNSSTLGNALIRPWPKGEQLIAEALGVPAYEIWPSRYFDEQGRLIPRAPRSQLRHTQEKHPPADS, via the coding sequence ATGGTTAAAATCGATTGGCATTCTGCCGACATTATCGCCAGGCTTCACAAACGGGGAACCACGATGGCCGCCGTGTCGCGGGCGGCGGGGTTGAATTCCTCAACGCTGGGTAATGCGCTTATCCGTCCGTGGCCTAAAGGGGAGCAACTGATTGCCGAGGCGCTGGGAGTGCCGGCCTATGAGATTTGGCCGAGCCGTTATTTTGACGAACAGGGGCGGTTAATCCCACGGGCTCCCCGTTCTCAGCTTCGGCATACTCAGGAAAAACACCCTCCTGCCGACAGTTAG
- a CDS encoding helix-turn-helix domain-containing protein, whose protein sequence is MQRVSGKNDPAHALPLLGQTIRQRREFLGLSQENLASATGIDRSHMGRIERGERNVTLLNLLRIADALEWSLEQLFAAAKL, encoded by the coding sequence ATGCAACGAGTTTCCGGAAAAAACGATCCTGCTCACGCCTTGCCACTTTTGGGACAAACCATCCGTCAGCGGAGAGAATTTCTTGGTTTGTCGCAGGAAAATCTGGCAAGTGCTACAGGTATTGATCGCAGCCACATGGGCCGAATCGAGCGAGGTGAACGCAACGTTACCCTGCTGAATTTGTTACGCATTGCGGATGCGCTTGAGTGGAGTCTGGAACAACTTTTTGCTGCCGCTAAACTCTGA
- a CDS encoding Hcp family type VI secretion system effector: MPTPCYISIEGKTQGNITAGAFTSDSVGNIYVQGHEDEMLVQEFNHVVTVPTDPQSGQPSGQRVHKPFKFTVALNKAVPLLYNALASGEMLPTVTLKWFRTSVEGKQEHFFTTTLTDATIVDINNQMPHCQDPSKQDYTQLIEVSLAYRKVDWEHTVAGTSGSDDWRAPIEA; the protein is encoded by the coding sequence ATGCCAACTCCATGCTATATCAGCATCGAAGGGAAAACCCAGGGCAACATCACCGCCGGTGCCTTCACCTCCGACTCCGTCGGCAACATCTACGTGCAGGGCCACGAAGACGAGATGCTGGTGCAGGAATTCAACCACGTCGTGACCGTACCGACCGACCCGCAGTCCGGCCAGCCGTCCGGTCAGCGCGTGCACAAACCGTTCAAGTTCACCGTCGCGCTGAACAAGGCCGTACCGCTGCTGTATAACGCGCTGGCCTCCGGCGAAATGCTGCCGACCGTGACCCTGAAGTGGTTCCGCACCTCGGTCGAAGGCAAGCAGGAGCATTTCTTCACCACCACCCTGACCGACGCCACCATCGTCGACATCAACAACCAGATGCCGCACTGCCAGGACCCGTCCAAGCAGGATTACACCCAGCTGATCGAAGTGTCGCTGGCCTACCGCAAGGTGGACTGGGAGCACACCGTTGCCGGTACTTCCGGCTCCGACGACTGGCGCGCGCCGATCGAAGCGTAA
- the tssI gene encoding type VI secretion system tip protein TssI/VgrG, whose product MANSTGLQFTVKVGALPDTTFAVVDFELGEALNQPFALSLNLASALPGIDFGAVLDQPCELLVWYEGELQRRVSGIVSRFAQGDTGFRRTRYQAEVRPALWRLGLRTNARLFQTQKPDAIIGTLLEEAGITDYAFVLRHDHAVREYCVQYRESDLAFINRLAAEEGLFYFHEFEAGKHRVVFADDAGALTKGPELFFNLATQGLSEGAYVRRFRYAEAVSTAEVALKDYSFKTPAYGLLHNKMSSELDHQRESYQHFDYPGRFKQDPSGKAFTGYRLDALRAGAMTGSGESNAAELMPGGTFTLTEHPNPAFNLAWQVVAVTHSGQQPQALEEESGGEPTTLSNSFEVVKGTTTWRAAMPYKPMVDGPQIATVVGPAGEEIYCDEFGRVKLQFPWDRYGASDDQSSCWVRVSQGWAGGQYGLIAIPRIGHEVVVSFLEGDPDQPIVTGRTFHATNPSPYPLPANKTRTSLRTTTHKGAGFNELRFEDQAGQEEVFIHAQKDMNTVVLNNRSTGVGGDHAENVGRDQVGVVGRHQVLKIVENQATDIQGAQKVAIGAGRETDVTGNDKLTVTGDITITSTGGDITLSTAGGGSLTIFKSGNIEIKGVHIDVIGSERIDLNK is encoded by the coding sequence GTGGCCAACAGTACCGGATTGCAGTTTACCGTGAAGGTCGGCGCGTTGCCGGACACCACCTTCGCGGTGGTGGATTTTGAACTCGGCGAGGCGCTGAATCAGCCGTTCGCCTTGTCACTGAACCTGGCAAGCGCGTTACCCGGCATCGACTTCGGCGCGGTGCTGGACCAGCCGTGCGAGCTGCTGGTGTGGTACGAAGGCGAGCTGCAGCGCCGGGTCAGCGGCATCGTCAGCCGCTTTGCCCAGGGCGACACCGGTTTTCGCCGCACCCGCTATCAGGCCGAGGTGCGACCGGCGCTGTGGCGGCTCGGTCTGCGCACCAACGCCCGACTCTTCCAGACCCAAAAACCGGACGCCATTATCGGTACCCTGCTGGAAGAAGCCGGGATTACCGATTACGCCTTCGTCCTGCGCCACGACCACGCGGTGCGCGAGTACTGCGTGCAGTACCGCGAAAGCGACCTGGCGTTCATCAACCGGCTGGCGGCAGAAGAAGGGCTGTTCTACTTCCACGAGTTTGAAGCCGGTAAGCACCGGGTGGTGTTTGCCGATGACGCCGGCGCGCTGACCAAGGGCCCCGAGCTGTTCTTCAATCTTGCCACGCAAGGTTTGTCGGAAGGGGCGTACGTGCGCCGTTTCCGCTACGCCGAGGCGGTGAGCACCGCCGAGGTGGCGCTGAAGGATTACAGCTTCAAAACCCCGGCCTACGGACTGCTGCACAACAAAATGAGCAGCGAGCTGGACCACCAGCGCGAGTCCTACCAGCACTTCGACTACCCCGGCCGCTTCAAGCAGGACCCGAGCGGCAAGGCGTTTACCGGCTACCGGCTGGACGCGCTGCGTGCCGGGGCGATGACCGGCAGCGGCGAGTCCAACGCCGCCGAACTGATGCCAGGTGGCACCTTTACCCTGACCGAGCACCCGAACCCGGCGTTCAACCTGGCCTGGCAGGTGGTGGCGGTCACCCACAGCGGGCAGCAGCCGCAGGCGCTGGAAGAAGAGAGCGGTGGCGAGCCGACCACGCTCAGCAACAGCTTTGAGGTGGTGAAAGGCACCACCACCTGGCGCGCGGCCATGCCGTACAAGCCGATGGTGGACGGCCCGCAGATTGCCACCGTGGTTGGACCGGCGGGCGAAGAGATTTACTGCGACGAATTTGGCCGGGTGAAACTGCAGTTCCCGTGGGACCGTTACGGTGCCAGCGACGACCAGAGCTCCTGCTGGGTGCGGGTCAGTCAGGGCTGGGCCGGCGGGCAGTACGGGTTAATCGCCATTCCGCGCATCGGCCATGAAGTGGTGGTGAGCTTTCTGGAGGGCGACCCGGACCAGCCGATAGTGACCGGGCGGACCTTCCATGCCACCAACCCGTCGCCGTACCCGCTGCCGGCGAACAAGACCCGCACCTCGCTGCGCACCACGACCCACAAGGGGGCCGGGTTCAACGAGCTGCGCTTCGAAGACCAGGCCGGGCAGGAAGAGGTGTTTATCCACGCCCAGAAGGACATGAATACCGTGGTGCTGAATAACCGCAGTACAGGGGTGGGGGGCGATCACGCAGAAAACGTCGGGCGGGATCAGGTGGGTGTTGTGGGGCGCCATCAGGTACTGAAAATCGTCGAAAATCAGGCGACTGATATTCAGGGGGCACAGAAAGTTGCGATAGGGGCGGGCCGTGAAACGGACGTGACGGGCAACGATAAATTGACGGTGACGGGAGACATCACGATCACCTCGACCGGTGGTGATATCACGCTGTCAACTGCAGGTGGCGGGTCACTGACTATTTTCAAGAGCGGCAATATTGAGATCAAGGGCGTGCACATCGATGTGATCGGCAGTGAACGTATTGATTTGAATAAATAA
- a CDS encoding DcrB-related protein produces the protein MTTQSPAYCVFTEGCITLPDGYKDRTVNAFVPGKEGDAAITVTRDTLNEGESLNDYIDRQLALMSQHLKGWKTQPREAIWLGQQVLEGEGVQASYLRDGQRIWQQQAVFALDSAHILVFTLSKTAVLSDVDVSRFNALLGSFTFNQ, from the coding sequence TTGACGACTCAATCTCCTGCCTACTGCGTTTTTACCGAAGGCTGCATCACACTGCCTGACGGCTACAAGGATCGTACGGTAAATGCATTTGTACCCGGAAAAGAAGGTGACGCAGCCATTACGGTTACCCGCGACACGCTCAATGAGGGGGAGTCGCTAAACGACTATATCGATCGACAACTGGCACTGATGTCGCAGCATCTCAAGGGGTGGAAAACACAGCCGCGTGAGGCGATCTGGCTAGGTCAGCAGGTGCTGGAAGGTGAAGGTGTCCAGGCGAGTTATCTCCGCGATGGTCAGCGTATCTGGCAGCAGCAGGCGGTATTTGCGCTGGATAGCGCACACATTCTTGTTTTCACCCTGTCGAAAACCGCCGTGTTATCTGATGTCGATGTATCCCGGTTCAATGCCCTGCTGGGGAGCTTTACGTTTAACCAGTAA